In one window of Camelina sativa cultivar DH55 chromosome 15, Cs, whole genome shotgun sequence DNA:
- the LOC104748463 gene encoding transcriptional regulator SUPERMAN-like encodes MTNGYNLNXNPNYSYSSMATSPPPPHSPLTLFPTLSPPSSPGYRAGLVRSLSPKSKHTPENACENEKSSLLVEAEEAKRLSKKDACKFLRNDEIISLELEIGLINESEQDLDLELRLGFA; translated from the exons ATGACGAATGGATACA ACTTAAACNCTAACCCTAATTACTCTTACTCTTCCATGGCaacctctcctcctcctcctcactcTCCTCTAACCCTATTTCCAACCCTTTCTCCTCCGTCCTCACCAGGATATAGGGCAGGTTTGGTCCGTTCCTTGAGCCCCAAGTCAAAACATACACCAGAAAACGCTTGTGAGAATGAGAAATCATCTCTTTTAGTGGAGGCTGAAGAGGCTAAAAGGTTGAGCAAGAAAGATGCTTGCAAGTTCTTGAGGAATGATGAAATCATCAGCTTGGAGCTTGAGATTGGTCTGATCAACGAGTCAGAGCAAGATCTGGATCTAGAACTCCGTTTGGGTTTTGCTTAG
- the LOC104746795 gene encoding transcriptional regulator SUPERMAN-like, which produces MNNRGKQIDSGSGSGSGSGDKRRTYDCNICKRGFTNPQALGGHNNIHSRRERNLSSFSPSNSFPFSLPLPSQSPSSSINFTNPNDNNNPSPYLPTIDSYHHQVSQPPINPSHNTQYFGSSSPRGGGRFAQGESHGLDLSLGLGYMMNEDDDTHQSPQETGGSEPQDDDLDLDLRLGRHRHH; this is translated from the coding sequence atgaacaaCCGGGGAAAACAGATTGATTCCGGCTCAGGCTCCGGCTCCGGCTCTGGAGATAAGCGCCGGACTTATGACTGCAACATCTGCAAGAGAGGTTTCACGAATCCTCAAGCCCTCGGTGGTCACAATAATATCCACAGCAGACGCGAGAGAAAcctctcttccttttctccttCCAACTCATTTCCATTTTCTCTTCCTTTACCATCTCAGTCTCCCTCCTCCTCCATAAACTTCACGAACCCTAATGATAACAACAACCCGTCTCCATATCTTCCGACCATCGATTCATACCACCACCAAGTGTCTCAGCCACCGATAAACCCTAGCCACAACACACAATACTTTGGATCATCATCACCAAGAGGAGGAGGGAGATTTGCTCAAGGGGAGTCTCATGGTCTCGATTTGAGCTTAGGGCTCGGATACAtgatgaatgaagatgatgacactCACCAAAGCCCACAAGAGACCGGAGGTTCTGAGCCTCAAGAtgatgatcttgatcttgatcttcGTCTCGGCCGTCATCGTCATCATTAA
- the LOC104746794 gene encoding transcriptional regulator SUPERMAN isoform X2 has product MERSSNIELRNSFYGRARTSPWSYGDYDNYQQDHEYLLGFSWPPRSYTCSFCKREFRSAQALGGHMNVHRRDRARLRLQQSSSSSSTPSPPYPNPNYSYSSMATSPPPPHSPLTLFPTLSPPSSPGYRAGLVRSLSPKSKHTPENACENEKSSLLVEAEEAKRLSKKDACKFLRNDEIISLELEIGLINESEQDLDLELRLGFA; this is encoded by the exons ATGGAGAGATCAAGCAACATAGAGTTGAGGAACAGCTTCTACGGCCGTGCAAGAACTTCACCATGGAGCTATGGTGATTATGATAATTACCAACAGGATCATGAGTATCTTCTAGGGTTTTCATGGCCACCAAG GTCCTATACTTGCAGCTTCTGCAAAAGGGAATTCAGATCAGCTCAAGCACTTGGGGGCCACATGAATGTTCACAGAAGAGACAGAGCCAGGCTCAGATTACAAcagtcttcatcatcatcttcaacaccTTCTCCTCCTTACCCTAACCCTAATTACTCTTACTCTTCCATGGCaacctctcctcctcctccgcatTCTCCTCTAACCCTATTTCCAACCCTTTCTCCTCCGTCCTCACCAGGATATAGGGCAGGTTTGGTCCGTTCCTTGAGCCCCAAGTCAAAACATACACCAGAAAACGCTTGTGAGAATGAGAAATCATCTCTTTTAGTGGAGGCTGAAGAGGCTAAAAGGTTGAGCAAGAAAGATGCTTGCAAGTTCTTGAGGAATGATGAAATCATCAGCTTGGAGCTTGAGATTGGTCTGATCAACGAGTCAGAGCAAGATCTGGATCTAGAACTCCGTTTGGGTTTTGCTTAG
- the LOC104746794 gene encoding transcriptional regulator SUPERMAN isoform X1: protein MERSSNIELRNSFYGRARTSPWSYGDYDNYQQDHEYLLGFSWPPRSYTCSFCKREFRSAQALGGHMNVHRRDRARLRLQQSSSSSSTPSPPYPNPNYSYSSMATSPPPPNSPLTLFPTLSPPSSPGYRAGLVRSLSPKSKHTPENACENEKSSLLVEAEEAKRLSKKDACKFLRNDEIISLELEIGLINESEQDLDLELRLGFA, encoded by the coding sequence ATGGAGAGATCAAGCAACATAGAGTTGAGGAACAGCTTCTACGGCCGTGCAAGAACTTCACCATGGAGCTATGGTGATTATGATAATTACCAACAGGATCATGAGTATCTTCTAGGGTTTTCATGGCCACCAAGGTCCTATACTTGCAGCTTCTGCAAAAGGGAATTCAGATCGGCTCAAGCACTTGGGGGCCACATGAATGTTCACAGAAGAGACAGAGCCAGGCTCAGATTACAAcagtcttcatcatcatcttcaacaccTTCTCCTCCTTACCCTAACCCTAATTACTCTTACTCTTCCATGGCaacctctcctcctcctcccaaTTCTCCTCTAACCCTATTTCCAACCCTTTCTCCTCCGTCCTCACCAGGATATAGGGCAGGTTTGGTCCGTTCCTTGAGCCCCAAGTCAAAACATACACCAGAAAACGCTTGTGAGAATGAGAAATCATCTCTTTTAGTGGAGGCTGAAGAGGCTAAAAGGTTGAGCAAGAAAGATGCTTGCAAGTTCTTGAGGAATGATGAAATTATCAGCTTGGAGCTTGAGATTGGTCTGATCAACGAGTCAGAGCAAGATCTGGATCTAGAACTCCGTTTGGGTTTTGCTTAG